The following proteins are encoded in a genomic region of Lachnospiraceae bacterium KM106-2:
- a CDS encoding PTS system, beta-glucoside-specific IIB component, which yields MDYKKLAEEVLRQVGGESNVAQVTHCMTRLRFNLVDVKKADAEALKDTKGVMGVVNKGGQFQVIIGSEVANVYKELIGLGNFKTAPVEAEEVDDKGPVMKVLDTISGIFTPIIPAITGAGMLKAVLALLVAFGAISNTTDTYKILAFMSDAAFCFLPFLIANSAAKKFKCNPYIAMTIAAIIVHPDFLAMQAAGKPVSFIGIPVTLVKYTSSVIPIILGVWFMSFVEPLADKFSPKPIKFFTKPLITMTVTGLATLIVLGPIGTLLGDWLAMGITWLESYASWLVPTVVGIFTPLLVMTGMHYGLIPIGVNNIAQFQFDTVVGPGMLASNIASGAAALAVAVKSRNSEFKQLAMSAGITGVCGVTEPAMYGVHLKTKKSLYGTMIGGGVAGFYIGITGVGRFTSGSPGLLALPGYIGDKGFGNITNAIIGSVIAIVVAFVATYVLYKEESNSNKKTETTVDTKEAQESNQLFRAATGEVVCAPIEGKVVSLTEVPDPTFADGILGKGVAIIPTGNRAVAPVDGVVTAVFDTKHAIGIQGDNGVEILIHIGIDTVKLEGKYFDAKVKAGDKVKVGDELVTFDREAITKAGYPVITPVIVANTDDYTDVVGLSQKELKETDQLMKCY from the coding sequence ATGGATTACAAAAAATTAGCTGAAGAGGTCTTAAGACAAGTAGGCGGAGAGAGCAATGTGGCACAAGTGACACATTGTATGACAAGATTAAGATTTAACTTAGTGGATGTGAAAAAGGCAGATGCAGAGGCATTAAAAGACACCAAAGGTGTTATGGGAGTAGTAAACAAAGGCGGACAGTTCCAAGTAATCATTGGTAGTGAAGTAGCAAATGTTTATAAAGAACTGATTGGACTTGGCAACTTTAAGACAGCTCCAGTCGAAGCAGAAGAAGTAGACGACAAAGGTCCGGTCATGAAGGTACTTGATACTATTTCTGGAATCTTTACACCGATCATTCCAGCAATCACAGGTGCTGGTATGTTAAAAGCTGTATTAGCTTTATTAGTAGCATTTGGTGCAATCAGCAATACGACAGATACGTATAAGATCCTTGCGTTCATGTCAGATGCAGCATTTTGTTTCTTACCATTCTTAATTGCAAATTCAGCAGCTAAGAAATTCAAATGTAACCCATATATTGCAATGACGATCGCAGCGATCATCGTACATCCAGACTTCTTGGCGATGCAGGCGGCAGGAAAGCCAGTTAGCTTTATTGGAATTCCAGTAACATTAGTAAAATATACTTCTAGTGTTATTCCGATTATTTTAGGTGTTTGGTTCATGTCATTCGTAGAACCACTTGCAGATAAGTTTTCACCAAAGCCAATAAAATTCTTTACAAAACCATTGATCACAATGACAGTAACTGGTTTAGCAACATTGATCGTGTTAGGACCGATCGGTACTTTACTCGGTGACTGGTTAGCAATGGGAATCACTTGGTTAGAAAGTTATGCTAGCTGGTTAGTTCCAACTGTAGTTGGTATCTTCACACCATTACTAGTAATGACAGGAATGCATTATGGTTTAATTCCAATCGGTGTTAATAATATCGCTCAGTTCCAGTTTGATACAGTAGTTGGACCTGGTATGTTAGCTTCTAATATCGCTTCTGGTGCAGCAGCATTAGCAGTAGCAGTGAAATCAAGAAATTCAGAATTTAAACAATTAGCAATGAGTGCAGGTATTACAGGTGTTTGTGGTGTAACAGAACCAGCGATGTATGGTGTCCACTTAAAAACAAAAAAATCATTATATGGAACGATGATCGGTGGTGGTGTAGCCGGATTTTATATAGGAATTACAGGAGTAGGTCGTTTTACTTCTGGTTCACCAGGATTATTAGCATTACCAGGATATATCGGGGACAAAGGGTTCGGAAATATTACAAATGCCATTATTGGTTCTGTAATTGCAATCGTAGTAGCATTTGTTGCAACTTATGTATTATACAAAGAGGAATCAAATAGTAACAAAAAAACAGAAACAACAGTAGATACAAAAGAAGCACAAGAAAGCAATCAATTATTTCGTGCAGCAACAGGAGAAGTAGTTTGTGCACCGATTGAAGGAAAGGTAGTTTCATTAACAGAAGTTCCTGATCCAACATTTGCAGATGGAATTTTAGGAAAAGGGGTAGCGATCATTCCAACAGGAAATCGTGCAGTTGCTCCAGTTGATGGGGTTGTAACAGCAGTGTTTGATACAAAACATGCGATTGGGATTCAAGGCGATAACGGTGTTGAGATATTAATTCACATCGGAATCGATACGGTTAAATTAGAAGGAAAGTATTTTGATGCAAAAGTAAAAGCAGGCGATAAAGTAAAAGTCGGAGACGAGTTAGTAACCTTTGATCGTGAAGCGATTACGAAGGCAGGATATCCGGTCATTACACCAGTCATTGTTGCCAATACGGACGATTACACAGATGTGGTTGGATTATCTCAAAAAGAGTTAAAAGAAACAGATCAACTAATGAAATGTTATTAA
- a CDS encoding beta-glucoside bgl operon antiterminator, BglG family, producing MHKQERESDCFDSYEWCGMKLIKVINNNIISSVNDEGQEVVVMGRGIGFQAKPGQEIDMERVEKIFCMQDKKSSEQLQLILKELPLEHVQVSNDIVSYAKKQLGVALNENIYITLTDHISFAITRIEHGTYYRNALIWEIKKFYPVEFSIGKYAVELIKERLGVELGEDEAGSIALHIVNAEFNTTMNKAVDITKLIQRVLNIVKYYFKINIDEDDVNVERFITHLKFFAQRIVSNTMLQDEDEEFQRAIEKKYPEYYRCAEMIRELIKDELHYEITREEMMYITIHIGRIVREK from the coding sequence ATGCATAAGCAAGAAAGAGAAAGTGACTGTTTTGATAGTTACGAATGGTGTGGTATGAAATTAATTAAGGTAATCAATAATAATATCATTAGTTCTGTCAATGATGAGGGACAGGAAGTTGTTGTTATGGGGCGTGGAATTGGATTCCAAGCCAAGCCAGGGCAGGAAATTGATATGGAACGTGTGGAGAAGATTTTCTGCATGCAGGATAAGAAATCTTCCGAACAGTTACAGTTAATTTTAAAGGAATTGCCGCTTGAGCATGTTCAAGTGTCTAATGACATTGTATCTTATGCAAAGAAACAGTTAGGCGTGGCATTAAATGAAAATATATATATTACATTGACGGATCATATCTCATTTGCAATTACAAGGATCGAGCATGGAACGTACTACAGAAACGCATTGATCTGGGAGATTAAAAAATTCTATCCGGTAGAATTTTCAATCGGAAAATATGCAGTTGAGTTGATCAAGGAACGCTTAGGGGTAGAACTAGGCGAAGATGAAGCAGGATCGATCGCATTACATATCGTGAATGCCGAGTTTAATACAACGATGAATAAAGCAGTTGATATTACAAAGTTGATTCAGCGTGTGCTAAATATCGTAAAATACTACTTTAAGATCAATATTGATGAAGATGATGTTAATGTGGAGCGATTCATTACGCATTTGAAATTCTTTGCTCAAAGAATCGTATCCAATACGATGCTTCAGGACGAAGATGAAGAATTTCAACGAGCGATCGAGAAGAAATATCCGGAATATTATCGTTGTGCGGAGATGATTCGAGAGTTGATCAAAGATGAACTTCACTATGAGATTACTAGGGAAGAAATGATGTATATTACAATTCATATTGGTCGAATTGTACGAGAAAAATAA
- a CDS encoding O-acetylhomoserine sulfhydrylase: MSKKNREARNFKFETLQLHVGQENADPVTDSRAVPIYQTSSYVFHNSEHAEARFGLSDAGNIYGRLTNPTEDVFEKRIAALEGGVAALAVASGAAAIAYTFQNLASQGDHIVASKNIYGGTYNLLAHTLPQYGITASFVDPTDYEEIRAAMKENTKALFVETLGNPNSDMVDLEELAKIAHENQIPLVVDNTFATPYLVRPIEYGADIVVHSATKFIGGHGTTIGGVIVDSGKFDWEASGKFPSITEPNPSYHGISFTKAAGPAAFVTKVRAILLRDLGATLSPFHAFLFLQGLETLSLRVERHVSNALKVVDYLEHHPFVERVNHPSVSQDPLQQKLYQKYFPNGGGSIFTFEIKGDDTTAKNFIDQLELFSLLANVADVKSLVIHPASTTHSQLSKEELLEQGIKPNTIRLSIGTENIDDIIEDLEEAFKAIEE; the protein is encoded by the coding sequence ATGAGTAAAAAGAATAGAGAAGCAAGAAATTTTAAATTTGAAACGTTACAATTACATGTTGGACAGGAAAATGCGGATCCGGTTACCGATTCTAGAGCAGTACCAATCTATCAGACATCTTCTTATGTTTTTCATAATAGCGAGCACGCAGAAGCGAGATTTGGTCTTAGCGATGCAGGAAATATTTATGGCAGATTGACCAATCCGACAGAGGATGTATTTGAAAAGAGAATTGCAGCTTTAGAAGGAGGGGTAGCCGCTTTAGCAGTTGCTTCAGGAGCCGCCGCTATCGCATATACATTCCAAAACTTAGCGAGCCAGGGAGATCATATTGTGGCATCCAAGAATATTTATGGCGGTACATACAATTTATTAGCACATACCTTACCACAGTATGGCATAACAGCATCTTTTGTGGATCCAACGGATTACGAGGAAATTCGAGCAGCGATGAAAGAAAATACAAAGGCTTTATTTGTTGAGACATTAGGAAATCCAAATTCAGATATGGTTGATTTAGAGGAATTAGCAAAGATCGCTCATGAGAATCAGATTCCCCTTGTAGTAGATAATACCTTTGCGACTCCTTATCTGGTTCGTCCTATTGAATATGGTGCAGATATTGTCGTTCACTCAGCAACTAAGTTTATTGGTGGACATGGAACTACCATTGGTGGAGTTATTGTTGATAGTGGAAAGTTCGATTGGGAAGCATCAGGTAAATTCCCATCGATCACAGAACCAAATCCAAGTTATCATGGAATTAGCTTTACTAAGGCAGCAGGTCCGGCCGCTTTCGTAACGAAGGTTAGAGCAATTTTGTTACGTGACTTAGGAGCAACCCTTTCTCCATTCCATGCATTCCTTTTCCTACAAGGATTAGAGACATTATCGCTTCGAGTAGAACGTCATGTAAGCAATGCATTAAAGGTCGTTGATTATTTAGAGCATCATCCTTTTGTAGAGCGTGTAAATCATCCATCCGTATCCCAAGATCCCTTACAGCAGAAATTATATCAAAAGTATTTTCCAAATGGCGGCGGATCTATCTTTACCTTTGAGATTAAAGGGGATGATACGACAGCAAAGAACTTCATCGATCAATTAGAATTATTCTCTTTATTAGCGAATGTGGCAGACGTAAAATCATTGGTTATTCATCCAGCAAGTACGACACATTCTCAGTTGAGTAAGGAGGAATTATTAGAGCAGGGAATTAAGCCAAATACCATTCGTTTATCAATTGGAACCGAGAATATTGATGATATTATCGAGGATTTAGAGGAGGCATTTAAAGCAATAGAGGAATAA
- a CDS encoding chloramphenicol acetyltransferase produces MIGSYQIIDMKHWKRAMHCQAFRNSLQPMYCVTMELDITHFLEVIKKKGYSFTFAFVYAVSFCANEIEEFRYRFLDGEVVLFDQIQTSFTYLDQETELFKVVNVPITDTMQEYVIMAADILERQTAYFTGPMGLDIFQFSSIPWVSYTHISHTSSGKKEQATPLFDWGKYFGRENRILLPFSIEVHHSFVDGVHIGRLVDRLQSYLNELTLD; encoded by the coding sequence ATGATAGGGAGTTATCAGATTATTGATATGAAACATTGGAAGAGAGCTATGCACTGTCAGGCATTTCGAAATAGTCTGCAGCCAATGTATTGTGTGACAATGGAACTTGATATTACTCATTTTTTAGAGGTTATTAAAAAGAAGGGGTATTCTTTTACCTTTGCTTTTGTCTATGCGGTCTCTTTTTGTGCAAATGAGATTGAGGAATTTCGATATCGTTTTTTAGATGGGGAGGTTGTTCTGTTTGATCAGATTCAGACATCGTTTACTTATTTGGATCAAGAGACGGAATTATTCAAGGTGGTAAATGTGCCGATTACAGATACGATGCAGGAGTATGTTATCATGGCAGCCGATATTTTGGAAAGGCAAACGGCTTATTTTACAGGGCCGATGGGATTGGATATCTTTCAATTTTCATCGATTCCATGGGTTTCCTATACGCATATTTCTCATACGAGTTCTGGAAAGAAGGAGCAGGCGACGCCTTTGTTCGATTGGGGAAAATATTTTGGACGAGAGAATAGGATTCTTCTTCCGTTTTCAATTGAAGTTCACCACTCTTTTGTGGATGGTGTTCATATTGGAAGGTTAGTTGATCGCTTACAAAGTTATCTGAATGAATTAACGTTAGACTGA
- a CDS encoding similar to methylase: MNEIENWYDHEYEEWERLERHRIEFEITKRYLNEYITGKSANIIDIGGGPGRYSIFLAEQGHEVSLVDLSQHNVEVAGRKAKERGVCLKGCEKGDALNLQKYNDGEFDVVLLMGPLYHLTKELDRKAALSEALRVLKPGGVIFAAFISNYAPIQDCLSYLEFNDEVSEILHYLDDGRNEDGAGFTTAYFTSVKEAKELMREAGLDELAFVGVENVIGCKEREIAQLPEEEFAKWLEICYQLGQDPQVYGTSQHFLYIGRK; this comes from the coding sequence ATGAATGAGATTGAAAATTGGTATGATCATGAATACGAGGAATGGGAACGTTTAGAGCGTCACAGGATTGAGTTTGAAATTACCAAACGTTATTTGAATGAGTACATAACCGGGAAATCTGCGAATATTATTGATATTGGTGGAGGTCCGGGAAGATATTCTATTTTCTTGGCTGAGCAGGGGCATGAGGTGTCTTTGGTGGATCTTTCCCAGCATAATGTTGAGGTTGCTGGAAGGAAAGCGAAGGAGAGAGGTGTTTGCTTAAAGGGATGTGAAAAAGGTGATGCTCTAAACTTACAGAAATATAATGACGGTGAGTTTGATGTTGTTTTATTAATGGGACCTCTTTATCATCTTACTAAGGAATTAGACAGAAAGGCTGCTTTGTCGGAGGCTCTTCGGGTGTTGAAGCCAGGGGGAGTGATCTTTGCAGCGTTTATTTCGAATTATGCACCTATTCAGGATTGTTTATCTTATTTGGAGTTTAATGATGAGGTAAGTGAGATCCTTCATTATCTGGATGATGGAAGAAATGAGGATGGAGCTGGTTTTACGACAGCCTATTTTACTAGTGTTAAGGAAGCGAAGGAGCTGATGCGTGAGGCAGGGCTTGATGAGCTTGCTTTTGTTGGTGTTGAGAATGTGATCGGTTGTAAGGAGAGGGAGATTGCGCAATTGCCAGAGGAGGAGTTTGCTAAATGGCTGGAGATCTGTTATCAGTTAGGGCAGGATCCTCAGGTTTATGGAACGAGTCAGCATTTTCTATATATTGGTCGCAAGTAA
- a CDS encoding Ser-type protease, protein MQNYRVEEYAYSYIPKIYTTLQEDIDFDTFSLNQAGIYAVQNPPISLTGRGVMVGFIDTGIDYTKEVFRNADGTTRILGLWDQIIGSGTKPEGILYGTEYKREQINQALKSDDPYSVVPSRDENGHGTFMASVVCGSNIEENFTYLGAAPDEYILVVKLKEAKQYLKEYYLIDEKIECYQETDILAAVRYLNAYAVSLRRPLVICMALGSNQAEHSGDSKLAEFLSRVAEKKSRTIVTAGGNEGIAGHHYAGKLSPQEPTEVVEINVGSGVSGFFAKFWGQTPFLFGVKVRSPEGELTPAASLKTKQSQSFQFILDRSIITFDALTIEQNTGRLLIAVSIKNPSPGVWQIVVSNLTGLVGGEFDIYLPMTEMMTGEVVFLRPEPRSTLVNPSFSAQSITVVAYDSSTKSVSPASGRGYSLSGAVKPDLAVPGVNIPTILGRRSGSSYAAALAAGIAQLLQWTVIERMIF, encoded by the coding sequence GTGCAAAATTATAGGGTAGAGGAATATGCCTATTCTTACATTCCCAAAATATATACTACACTACAAGAGGATATTGATTTTGATACCTTTAGTTTAAATCAAGCAGGAATATATGCCGTACAGAATCCGCCGATTAGCCTTACAGGCAGAGGTGTTATGGTAGGATTTATTGATACAGGAATTGATTATACAAAAGAGGTATTTCGTAACGCAGATGGAACAACACGTATTTTAGGATTATGGGATCAGATCATAGGGAGTGGAACCAAACCAGAGGGAATTCTTTATGGTACAGAGTATAAGCGAGAACAGATCAATCAAGCATTAAAAAGTGATGATCCATATTCTGTTGTGCCATCAAGAGATGAAAATGGTCATGGAACCTTTATGGCAAGTGTTGTATGTGGCAGTAATATTGAGGAAAATTTCACTTATTTAGGGGCGGCACCAGATGAGTATATCTTAGTTGTAAAGCTAAAGGAAGCAAAGCAGTATCTAAAAGAATACTATTTAATCGATGAAAAGATAGAATGCTATCAAGAGACGGATATTCTTGCGGCAGTAAGATACTTAAATGCTTATGCGGTTAGTTTAAGACGACCACTAGTGATCTGCATGGCACTTGGCAGTAATCAAGCCGAACATTCTGGAGACTCAAAACTTGCAGAATTTCTTTCTAGAGTTGCGGAGAAGAAGAGTCGAACGATTGTAACGGCGGGTGGAAATGAGGGAATCGCAGGACATCATTATGCTGGAAAACTATCACCGCAAGAACCAACGGAAGTAGTGGAGATCAATGTTGGTAGCGGGGTTAGCGGATTTTTTGCTAAGTTTTGGGGGCAGACCCCTTTTTTATTTGGGGTTAAGGTGCGATCTCCTGAGGGAGAGTTAACACCAGCAGCTTCACTAAAAACAAAACAGAGTCAGTCTTTTCAGTTTATATTAGATCGAAGTATTATAACGTTTGATGCATTAACAATTGAACAGAATACAGGACGACTTTTAATAGCGGTTAGTATTAAGAATCCATCTCCAGGAGTTTGGCAGATTGTCGTATCTAATCTTACCGGTTTAGTTGGAGGGGAATTTGATATCTATCTGCCTATGACTGAAATGATGACCGGAGAAGTGGTATTTTTGCGTCCTGAACCAAGATCGACTTTAGTAAATCCTTCTTTTTCTGCTCAGTCCATCACAGTTGTTGCTTATGATTCTTCTACGAAGAGTGTCAGCCCGGCATCAGGGCGTGGCTATAGTCTAAGTGGGGCAGTAAAGCCAGATCTGGCAGTACCGGGTGTAAATATTCCAACTATATTGGGGCGGCGATCGGGTTCGAGTTATGCTGCTGCTTTAGCTGCTGGGATAGCTCAGCTGCTTCAGTGGACGGTCATTGAAAGAATGATATTTTGA
- a CDS encoding 4-alpha-glucanotransferase codes for MRNAGILMSISALPSNYGVGDFGKSSYEFVDMISEANMNIWQLLPLNPLGYGNSPYQPYSSYAGDELYISLDRLVEDGLLSKELLKTEEVRSYVAEMKRAKQVDYPRVREFKNHLLKEAFKNFKPTKDYDKFVANEWVHVYGVFIALKKQNDLVCWNEWPQEQKDWIKDKKYDISHLEEEIQYNMFLQYEFYKQWMELKHYANRKGIKIMGDMPFYVGIDSQDVWENQDSFLLDKEGRPTYIAGVPPDYFSETGQRWGNPIYDWDYLKKTNYDFWIKRLDYSNQLYDIIRIDHFRAFDTYWKIPSTCPTAIEGDWIEAPGYELFDTLYEKIPKIKIVVEDLGDLRDEVGELRDHYKFKGMKVLQFTFDPKETNNNFPDRANMIVYTGTHDNQTIRGWYRSQKVSLQRSIRRKLKEDGYTHKDVSWNFIEMAYNSVANMAIVPMQDFLNLDDSGRINVPGTLGSPNWEWKLDSFSKFKKKLPEITELIYSAKHKRASK; via the coding sequence ATGCGTAATGCAGGTATATTAATGTCCATTTCTGCTTTACCATCTAATTATGGTGTTGGCGATTTCGGTAAGTCTAGCTACGAATTCGTCGACATGATCTCAGAAGCAAATATGAATATATGGCAGTTGTTACCACTCAACCCGTTGGGATATGGCAACTCGCCATATCAACCATATTCCTCTTATGCAGGTGATGAGTTATATATTAGTTTGGATCGTTTAGTAGAAGATGGCTTATTGAGCAAAGAGTTATTAAAAACAGAGGAAGTAAGATCGTATGTGGCAGAAATGAAACGTGCGAAGCAAGTGGATTATCCACGAGTTAGAGAATTTAAGAATCATTTGTTGAAAGAGGCTTTTAAGAACTTTAAACCAACAAAAGATTATGATAAATTCGTAGCCAACGAATGGGTTCATGTTTACGGTGTATTTATTGCATTGAAAAAACAAAATGATCTTGTTTGCTGGAATGAGTGGCCACAAGAGCAAAAAGATTGGATCAAAGATAAGAAATATGATATTTCTCATTTGGAGGAAGAAATCCAATACAATATGTTCTTACAGTATGAGTTTTACAAGCAGTGGATGGAGTTAAAGCACTACGCAAATCGTAAAGGTATTAAGATCATGGGAGATATGCCATTTTATGTTGGTATTGATTCTCAGGATGTTTGGGAAAACCAAGATAGTTTCTTATTAGACAAAGAGGGTCGCCCAACTTACATTGCAGGTGTTCCACCAGACTATTTCAGTGAGACTGGTCAAAGATGGGGAAATCCTATTTATGATTGGGATTACTTAAAGAAGACAAATTATGATTTCTGGATCAAACGTTTAGATTACAGTAATCAACTTTATGATATTATTCGTATCGATCACTTCCGTGCATTTGATACGTACTGGAAGATTCCTTCTACTTGCCCAACAGCAATTGAGGGTGATTGGATCGAAGCTCCAGGTTATGAATTATTTGATACGTTATACGAGAAAATTCCTAAGATCAAGATCGTTGTTGAGGATCTTGGAGATCTTCGTGATGAGGTTGGTGAACTTAGAGATCATTATAAGTTCAAAGGCATGAAGGTATTACAGTTTACTTTTGATCCTAAAGAGACTAATAATAACTTCCCTGATCGTGCAAATATGATCGTTTATACGGGAACGCATGATAATCAGACAATTCGTGGATGGTATCGTTCACAGAAGGTCAGCTTACAGCGTTCTATTCGTAGGAAGTTAAAAGAGGACGGCTATACGCACAAGGATGTTTCTTGGAACTTCATCGAGATGGCTTACAATAGTGTTGCCAATATGGCGATCGTGCCGATGCAGGATTTCTTAAATCTTGATGATTCTGGTAGAATTAATGTTCCTGGTACTCTTGGTTCTCCTAACTGGGAGTGGAAGCTTGATTCTTTTTCTAAGTTTAAAAAGAAGTTACCAGAGATTACTGAGTTAATTTATAGTGCAAAGCACAAGCGTGCTTCTAAATAG
- a CDS encoding glycogen phosphorylase, whose protein sequence is MKERIQEMLQRNLGKSIKEASDSEIYCALLEVTKELIKDKGVNEGKKKIYYISAEFLIGKLLSNNLINLGIYDDVASILSSNGKTITAIEEEELEPSLGNGGLGRLAACFLDSIATLGLPGDGIGLNYHYGLFKQVFENNKQMETKNPWITKESWLTKLDNTYEVKFKDFTLKSSLYEIAVTGYDSKAIKLKLFDVDTVDDSMVKSGIDFDQEDIKRNLTLFLYPDDSTVDGQLLRIYQQYFMVSNGAQLILEEAKAKGSDLHDLFDYAAIQINDTHPSMVIPELIRLLTAEGIEMDEAIEIVTKTCAYTNHTILAEALEKWPLSYLEKVVPHLIPIIEELDKRVKEKYDDESVAIIDKEDRVHMAHMDIHYGHSVNGVAALHTEILIKNELKQFYDIYPEKFNNKTNGITFRRWLMECNKPLSDYITTLIGEGWKKDAEELQKLGQFVSDDSVLDRIGEIKFNNKVALKEYLKRTNNFDLNENSVFDIQIKRLHEYKRQQMNALYIIHKYLEIKAGKKPSTPITMIFGAKAAPAYTIAKDTIHLILCLQELINNDPEVSPYLNVFMVENYNVTAAEKLIPACDISEQISLASKEASGTGNMKFMLNGAITLGTMDGANVEIHDLVGDDNIYIFGASSETVIEHYENHTYDAPKIYFEDDYIGNLVDFIISPELKAIGCRQNLVRLYKEIAGKDWFMTLLDIKDYIAKKEEAFKDYEDQKAWRKKALVNISKAGFFSSDRTIKQYNDDIWKLN, encoded by the coding sequence ATGAAAGAAAGAATTCAAGAAATGTTACAAAGAAATTTAGGAAAAAGCATCAAAGAGGCATCTGACAGTGAAATCTACTGTGCCTTACTTGAAGTAACAAAAGAACTTATTAAAGACAAAGGTGTAAACGAAGGAAAGAAAAAAATCTACTACATCTCTGCTGAGTTCTTAATTGGTAAGTTATTATCTAATAACTTGATCAACTTAGGTATCTATGATGATGTTGCTTCTATTCTTAGCAGCAATGGAAAAACAATCACTGCAATTGAAGAAGAAGAGTTAGAACCATCTTTAGGTAATGGTGGTTTAGGAAGACTTGCAGCATGTTTCCTCGATTCAATCGCTACATTAGGCTTACCTGGCGATGGTATCGGCTTAAATTACCACTATGGTTTATTCAAACAAGTATTTGAAAACAATAAACAAATGGAAACAAAAAATCCTTGGATCACTAAGGAAAGCTGGTTAACAAAACTTGATAACACTTATGAAGTTAAATTCAAAGATTTCACATTAAAATCTTCTTTATACGAAATCGCTGTAACTGGTTATGACAGCAAAGCGATCAAATTAAAATTATTTGATGTAGATACTGTTGATGATTCTATGGTTAAGAGCGGAATTGACTTTGATCAGGAAGATATCAAACGTAACTTAACATTATTCTTATATCCAGATGATAGTACAGTTGATGGACAATTACTTCGTATCTATCAACAATACTTCATGGTAAGTAATGGTGCTCAATTAATCCTTGAAGAAGCAAAAGCAAAAGGTTCTGACTTACATGATTTATTCGACTATGCTGCAATTCAGATCAATGATACACACCCAAGTATGGTAATTCCTGAGTTAATTCGTTTATTAACTGCAGAAGGAATTGAAATGGATGAAGCAATTGAAATCGTAACTAAGACTTGTGCTTATACAAACCATACAATCTTAGCAGAAGCATTAGAAAAATGGCCATTAAGCTACTTAGAAAAAGTTGTTCCACATTTAATTCCAATCATTGAAGAACTTGATAAACGAGTAAAAGAAAAATACGATGACGAAAGCGTAGCAATTATCGATAAAGAAGATCGTGTTCATATGGCACATATGGATATTCATTACGGACATAGCGTAAATGGTGTTGCTGCTCTTCATACAGAAATCTTAATTAAGAACGAGTTAAAACAGTTCTATGATATTTATCCAGAAAAATTCAATAATAAGACAAATGGTATTACATTCAGAAGATGGTTAATGGAATGTAACAAACCTTTATCTGATTACATCACAACCTTAATCGGCGAAGGATGGAAGAAAGATGCAGAAGAGTTACAAAAACTTGGACAATTTGTATCAGATGATTCTGTATTAGACAGAATTGGTGAGATCAAATTTAATAACAAAGTTGCATTAAAAGAATACTTAAAGAGAACAAACAATTTTGATCTTAATGAAAATTCTGTATTCGATATCCAAATCAAACGTTTACATGAATACAAACGTCAACAAATGAATGCTCTTTATATCATTCATAAATATTTAGAAATTAAAGCTGGTAAGAAACCTTCTACTCCAATCACTATGATCTTCGGAGCAAAAGCTGCACCTGCTTACACAATAGCAAAAGATACCATTCATTTAATCCTTTGCTTACAAGAATTAATTAACAACGATCCAGAAGTTAGCCCATACTTAAATGTATTTATGGTTGAAAACTACAATGTAACAGCTGCTGAAAAATTAATTCCAGCATGTGATATTTCTGAGCAGATCTCTCTTGCATCAAAAGAAGCAAGTGGTACAGGTAATATGAAATTCATGTTGAATGGTGCCATTACATTAGGTACAATGGATGGAGCAAATGTAGAAATCCATGATTTAGTTGGAGATGACAACATCTATATCTTCGGTGCTTCTAGTGAAACAGTTATCGAGCATTATGAAAATCATACTTATGATGCTCCTAAGATCTACTTCGAAGATGACTATATCGGAAACTTAGTTGATTTCATTATCAGCCCAGAGTTAAAAGCAATCGGATGCCGTCAGAACTTAGTTCGTCTTTATAAAGAAATCGCCGGTAAAGACTGGTTCATGACATTACTTGATATTAAAGATTACATTGCTAAGAAAGAAGAAGCTTTCAAAGATTATGAAGATCAAAAAGCATGGAGAAAGAAAGCACTTGTTAATATCAGTAAAGCTGGATTCTTCTCTTCAGATCGTACAATCAAGCAATACAATGATGATATTTGGAAATTAAACTAG